Within the Gemmatimonadota bacterium genome, the region TGGAAAGAGTGACTCCTCCACCGCGCCGCGAAGCCCACACGTTACCGCGTCCAGGCGAGACTTCCTGGATCGACACGTTCCAGTGCCGGCTCACGAGCCAGCGCGCGACGAAATCGATCGCCGCTCCCTCGTCTCTCGTAAATGATTGTATCGACAGCAGTTCTGCGGCGAGCGCGACGACATCGGTCATGCGCGCAAGTTAGTGGCAGAGGTATCGCGTTGGGAGCGGAGAGAAATGGGCAGGCACCGGGGGCCTGCCCTCACAAACCATTGCTCGGCCTAGTGGCTGAGTTCCGCCGTGGACGTCGGAGCAACGCGATGGTCGCCTTGCCGGACCTGCTCGACGAACAATTGCTGAACGAGTCGGTTCGCCTCCCGGTTGTACGAATCGTGGTCTCGCTCGCCCGCCTCGCCGATACCCGCAAGTTGCGGCAGGCCAAGCGCGCGGCCAGCCTCCCGGAAAGTCTTGAAGGTGTCTTCGGATTGGCGGGACAGAACTATGTCGGCTACCAGGCGAAGGAAATCGCTTTCGCGGACCGAGTCGGCCAGGTCGCGGGCAGCGTTGGCCGTGGCGCCGAGGGCCCGCTTGAGGACGCCTGCGCTCGGCGCACCGAGCTCGTGCTGATAGTCTTCCAGCAGGCGTTGGTGGTCGCGCATGGCGGGTATGTAACGTGTACAGAGATCGCGAAAGCGCGGGTCTTCGGCCTGTGCTGCGTGGTCCTCCAATCCCTTGAGAAAGGCGTGGTGCTGGACGGCGGCGTTGTGCACTTGGGATTTGAGAAAGTCGTTTCCTGTATCCATTGGTCCTCCGTGGGGTGATCCGGCTCAATTGACGGTGGCCAAGCACGTCCCGAGCCAGAAGGCAGGAGGGGTGCCTCGCGATCGAATAATTGGCACTTTTCCACACAGAACCCTTGCTTTGAAACACGCAAAACACTAGGTTTCCACATACCGAACAATCACCGAAAATTGCACCGTAAGTAGTGAACTACCAACGACTTGGCACGTGCCAATGAAACAGGTCAAAGGCCGCGCCGGGGCTCGGAAAACGCGAAAGGTCCAGATTCCGCAGGTCCCGTCCACCTACGACGTGGAGCCGCTCGATCCGTGGCTTCAATGTGGGCCCGACACGACGGTGACAGAGTTGTGGAAGGTGTGGGAGCAGAGGGAGAAAGAAAGGACGCTGCACCTGGTGTACTTCGACCGGTACGGTTGGTATTGCGAACACGGACGTAGCTGCAAGGCGGTTGCGGAAGTACGGAGGATTGTTCGGACAATGAGCGCGAATGCGCCTAGACCCAGGAGCTCTGGCAAGACCAGGGCGAGGAAACGGAAATGATTGCGAGACAGGAGACATTCAATTCGAAGGACGCTGTCTGGTCAGCGCTGGCGGCCCCGGTGCCTGCGGGAACGATCTCGTGGCGCCAGGACGGCAAGCCGGTAGCGAGGGACGGGCGGTACTTCGCGCGCTTCGTGTGTTATATCGAAGCGAACACGGTGCGGGAGCGCCTCGACACAGTGGTCCCGGGTGAGTGGGACCTGACTCTCGAGATGCTGCCGCAGATCCACGGCGCCGAGGTCGATTCGGATTCGGTCTGCGCGTTCAAGGCGCGGCTTCAGGTACTCGGCGTGATCCGTGAGGACGTCGGGACCGGACGCGACTACAAGCAGGCGTCGACCGATGCGTTCAAGCGCGCAGCGGTTCGGTTCGGAATTGGAAACGAGCTGTACTCGTACGAGCAGAACTGGGTCGAGGTTGATGGCGACGGCAAGTACGCCAAGCCAGTCGAAGATCCGGCGAACGCATACGAGCGCAGACACGGGAACGGCGCTGGAAAGCTGAGCCGTTCCGCGGTTGCGACCGACGACGTGAGTGCGATGAAGGAAGCGAACACCCTGACGGACGTCGACGCAGTGAGCTGCCCCAAGTGCGGCGGGCGCATGTGGGACAACCGCCTGACCAAGCGGAATCCCAAGGCGCCCGACTACAAGTGCCGGGATAGAAACTGCGACGGAGTCGTGTGGCCGGTAAAGACCAACGGATCGCACGCGGAGCCTGATGGATCTGACTCCGCGGAAGAGTCGACCGCCGAAGTCGAGACGCCCAAGGCACCGGCGCGGAAGTCGCGCGCGGCGAAGCTGGCGCTGACGGACGAGATTCCGTTCTAACGCGGAAGTCAATCGCATGCGCACAAAGAGGGGAAGCGAATCACGGATTCGCTTCCCCTCTTTGTGTTCAGAATGTACGGGTAGTGCGGTGGTCGTTGCATCATAGTGCTCGGAGCCGGACTCGAACCGGCATGGAATTATGTTCCAAGGGATTTTAAGTCCCTCGCGTCTACCCATTTCGCCATCCGAGCTGTCACACGCAAAGTGCGTGGTGCAACACATCAATATACGAAGCCGCGATGACCCACGTAGGGCGGGTCAACCGGCGGGGATGCCAAGCACACTGACGGCATACCAGACCGAGTACGCAATGAGCGCCGAGAGCGATGCGTCACCGCCATTGCCAATAGCCATGCCGTCGGCGTCCACGAATTCGGCAGCGAGACCACCGTCGAGATCGGCGCGCCGCAACCATTCGAGCGTCTTCGCGGCGTCGGGTCCCATGAGTGTAGCGCATCGCTCGGCGAGGTTGATGTGCGCGGCATCGGCGTCGGATTGCTCGAGTCGTCGGACGGTGCGGCGATAGATCGAGTCGTCGCGCGAGAGCATGTGATAGAGCGGTAGCCAGAACACCGATCCCACCGGATCGTCACGCATGGACGTTGCACCGGCGAGATCGGTTGCCGTAGCGAGCAGCGTTCGCGACGAGTCCTTGTCAGTCGCGAACTGGCGCGTGATTGCGGCGCGGACGGCGTCGGCGTTCTGAACGTGTTCCGCGGTCTTCTCGTCGAGCGTCTGCTTGAGTACTTCGAGCGCGTCTGCGACGAGCGCGTTGCCGTGCAGCGTGTATGGCAGCTCCGCATCCGCGCCGGACGGAGTTGCATCCGTTCTGTACAATGGCAGCGATCCATGACGCGACGCTGCGATGTCGTCGTTCGCCGCGTAAAGTGCCTCGGCGATTGGCGCATCCTCGACGATGCGATCGTCACC harbors:
- a CDS encoding Rad52/Rad22 family DNA repair protein, which produces MIARQETFNSKDAVWSALAAPVPAGTISWRQDGKPVARDGRYFARFVCYIEANTVRERLDTVVPGEWDLTLEMLPQIHGAEVDSDSVCAFKARLQVLGVIREDVGTGRDYKQASTDAFKRAAVRFGIGNELYSYEQNWVEVDGDGKYAKPVEDPANAYERRHGNGAGKLSRSAVATDDVSAMKEANTLTDVDAVSCPKCGGRMWDNRLTKRNPKAPDYKCRDRNCDGVVWPVKTNGSHAEPDGSDSAEESTAEVETPKAPARKSRAAKLALTDEIPF